Genomic DNA from Corallococcus macrosporus:
AGGACAAGGCGCTGGTGGGCCGCACGCTCCAGGCCCTGCGCGAGCAGGTGCGCGAGATGTCCCGCGTCCTGGGCGTCTTCGAGGACGACCCGGGCGCGTGGCTGTTGCGCCGCCGGGACCGGGCCGTGCGCGAGCGCGGCATCGACGTGGCGGAGGTGGAGCGGCTGCTCGCCGAGCGGACCGCCGCGCGCGCCGCCAAGGACTTCGCGAAGGCGGACGAGGTGCGCGGGGCCCTCAAGGCCCTGGGCGTGGACATCATGGACACGCCTGCTGGCACCTCCTGGAAGGTGGCGGCGCCCGTCGCCTGAAAACCCGCTGGGGGGCTCCCGTGCGGCCATGCTACGCACGGGAGCCATGAGGCTCCTCCCCGCGCTGTTCGCTGCCCTGTGCTCGGTGTCCGCCGTCGCGGCGGGCACGCCCACCGTCACGCCGCAGGAGAAGACGGCCGAACAGGCCATCACCGCGGACCTCCTGCGCGCGCACGTGCGCTTCCTGGCGAGCGACCTGCTGGAAGGCCGCGGTCCCGGCACGCGCGGTGACGCGCTGGCGCAGGAGTACATCGCCACGCAGTTCGAGGGCCTGGGCCTCAAGCCGGGCGCGGAGGGCGGCGGCTACCTCCAGCGCTTCGACCTCATGGGCATCAACAGCCACCCGGGCACCATGACCTTCCAGGCGAAGGCGGGCCGCGTGGAGCTCCAGCCGCGCGAGGACTTCATCGCCGTCTCCGGCGTGCAGGCCCCGGAGGCGAAGCTGGATGCGTCCGAGCTGGTCTTCGTGGGCTACGGCATCGTCGCGCCGGAGTACCAGTGGGACGACTTCAAGGGCGCGGACCTGAAGGGCAAGACGCTGGTCATCCTCAACAATGATCCGGAGGACGACCCGCGCCTCTTCGCCGGCAAGGCGCGCCTCTGGTACGGCCGCTGGGACTACAAATACGAGCAGGCGGCGAAGACGGGCGCGGCGGGCGCCATCATCATCCACACCACGCCCAGCGCGGGCTACCCGTGGCAGGTGGTGCGCACGTCGTGGACCGGCGAGCAGTTCGAGCTGCCCGCGGGCGACGCGCCCCGCCTCCAGGTGAAGGCGTGGACCACCGAGGACGCCACGAAGCAGGTGATGAAGCTGGCCGGGCAGGACCTGGAGGCGCTGCGCACCGCCGCGCAGAAGCGCGACTTCCGCCCGGTGCCGCTGGGCGTGACGCTGTCCCTGAGCCTCACCAACGAGGTGCGCCGCCGGCCCACCGCGAACGTGCTGGGCCTGCTGCCCGGCAGCGACCCCACGCTGTCCAAGGAAGTGGTGCTCTACAGCGCACACCATGATCACCTGGGCAAGAAGGACGACGGCAAGCCCGGCGAGGACGTCATCTACAACGGCGCGCTGGACAACGCGGCCGGCGTGGCCGCGATGCTGTCCGTGGCCCGCGCCTTCACCGCGCTGCCCACGCCCCCGCGCCGCTCCATCCTCTTCGCCGCGGTGGCGGCGGAGGAGTACGGCCTGCTGGGTTCTTCGTACCTCGCGAGCCATCCGCCGGTGCCCCCGGGCCGCATCGCCGCGAACATCAACGTGGACGGCGGCAACGTGCTGGGCCGCACGCGGGACATCACCGTCATCGGCCTGGGCAAGTCCTCCCTGGACACCTTCGTCACCGCGATGGCGAAGACGCAGGGGCGCACGGTGAAGGCGGATCAGCTCTCCGACCGCGGCTTCTTCTACCGGTCGGATCAATTCAACTTCGCGCGCCAGGGCATCCCGGCCGCCTACTTCGGCAGCGGCATGGACTTCATCGGCCGGCCGGAGGGCTGGGGCAAGGCCCAGCGCGGCCAATGGGAGGCGAAGCACTACCACCAGCCCTCCGACGAGGTCCGCCCGGAGTGGGACCTGTCCGGCGCCGTGGAGGACACCCGCCTGTTCTTCCTGGTGGGCGCCCAGGTGGCCAAGGCCCCGGAGATGCCCGTCTGGAACAAGGGGGACGAGTTCGAGGCCGCCCGCCTGAAGTCCCTGGAGGCACTGAAGGCCCCGCCCGCGAAGTAGGGGGGCGCCCCGTCCTTTGCCGGACGGACGTGCACGAAGGTTCAGTACACAGGCAGCGGGGATGTTAGATCTGTCCTCTATGCCGGAGTTCGAACTCGTCAGTGAGCACAAGCCGCAGGGCGACCAGCCAAGGGCCATCGGGGAGTTGACCGAGGGCCTGCTTCGCGGCGACCGCTACCAGACCCTCCTGGGCGTCACCGGCTCGGGGAAGACCTTCACGATGGCGAACCTCATCGCCAACGTGAAACGGCCCGCGCTGGTCATCGCGCACAACAAGACGCTGGCCGCCCAGCTCTACGGCGAGTTCAAGGCGCTCTTCCCGAACAACGCCGTCGAGTACTTCGTCTCGTACTACGACTACTACCAGCCCGAGGCCTACGTCCCGTCGACGGACACCTTCATCGAGAAGGACTCGTCCATCAACGACAACATCGAACGGATGCGCCACTCGGCGACGCACAGCCTGCGCACCCGCAACGACGTCATCATCGTGGCCAGCGTGTCCTGCATCTACGGCCTGGGCGCGGCGCGCAGCTACGTGGACCTGGCCATCCGCGCCGCCGTGGGCGAGGAGATGGGCCGCGACGGCTTCATGCGCAAGCTGGTGGAGGCCCAGTACGAGCGCAATGACCTGGACTTCCACCGCGGCACCTTCCGCGCCCGAGGCGACACCGTGGAGGTGTTCCCCGCGTACGAAGAGGAGCGCGCCGTGCGCGTCAGCTTCTTCGGCGACGAGGTGGAGCGCATCACCGAGT
This window encodes:
- a CDS encoding M28 family metallopeptidase, which encodes MRLLPALFAALCSVSAVAAGTPTVTPQEKTAEQAITADLLRAHVRFLASDLLEGRGPGTRGDALAQEYIATQFEGLGLKPGAEGGGYLQRFDLMGINSHPGTMTFQAKAGRVELQPREDFIAVSGVQAPEAKLDASELVFVGYGIVAPEYQWDDFKGADLKGKTLVILNNDPEDDPRLFAGKARLWYGRWDYKYEQAAKTGAAGAIIIHTTPSAGYPWQVVRTSWTGEQFELPAGDAPRLQVKAWTTEDATKQVMKLAGQDLEALRTAAQKRDFRPVPLGVTLSLSLTNEVRRRPTANVLGLLPGSDPTLSKEVVLYSAHHDHLGKKDDGKPGEDVIYNGALDNAAGVAAMLSVARAFTALPTPPRRSILFAAVAAEEYGLLGSSYLASHPPVPPGRIAANINVDGGNVLGRTRDITVIGLGKSSLDTFVTAMAKTQGRTVKADQLSDRGFFYRSDQFNFARQGIPAAYFGSGMDFIGRPEGWGKAQRGQWEAKHYHQPSDEVRPEWDLSGAVEDTRLFFLVGAQVAKAPEMPVWNKGDEFEAARLKSLEALKAPPAK